Below is a window of Sulfolobales archaeon DNA.
AATGACTGGTGAACGCGGCTGGGTTAGCTTCTTTGAAAGGTTTCCCAAGATATATGATCCTTGGTCGAGAATTGGTTGGAGATTGACGGGGCGAGGCTCTTTAGAGAGCTTCTATAGCGAGTTCATAAAAGGGTTTAAAGGCTTAGAGGAGGGGATTGCTGTTGATGTTGGATGTGGCACAGGTACCCTAATATCTATGTTGGAGAGGAAAGGGTTTAGAGGAATAATAATAGGGATCGATATATCTATGCCCATGCTAAGGGTTGCGATGGGGAAGACGAAGAAAGCTATATTTCTCAGAGCATCTATGGATAATATACCGTTGAAAGACTCCGTAGTTGATCACTATATCTCTAGCTTCGCAATACATATTGCTGAAGATAAAGAAAAGGTGTTTAAAGAGATGAGGAGGATCCTTAAGAACATGGGTAGCTTTAGAATAGCTGTTGCAACAACTAACAGTATT
It encodes the following:
- a CDS encoding methyltransferase domain-containing protein, which encodes MSYTELIAILRCPICGSDLESLDDILRCSKCGNRYKVINNRIIDLVMTGERGWVSFFERFPKIYDPWSRIGWRLTGRGSLESFYSEFIKGFKGLEEGIAVDVGCGTGTLISMLERKGFRGIIIGIDISMPMLRVAMGKTKKAIFLRASMDNIPLKDSVVDHYISSFAIHIAEDKEKVFKEMRRILKNMGSFRIAVATTNSI